TGTTGGTCTTGTCACCAGTGCAACGAGCGACGCCCGTGACGATGCGGTGACGAGCATCCACCGCCGCCATCCCGGTGTGGCAATCATCGTTCAGGACACGACCGTTCAGGGTGAGAGCGCGGGGCCATCGATGATGCAAGCGATCGGCACCCTCGATACGGACGCGCGGGTCGATGTGATCGTCTTGACACGCGGGGGCGGGTCTGACACCCATCTCCGCGTGTTCAACGATACCGCGCTCTGTCGTGTGGTCCACAATACGCAGACCCCGATCGCTGTCGGCGTGGGCCATGAGGCTGATCGTACGCTTGCTGAGGATGTCGCCGACCAGCGCGTGATGACCCCCACGGAGGTCGGCCAAATCGTACCACGCTATGTGACACTGACTGAGCAACTCACCCAGCAACACGAGCAACTTACGACGGCCTACACCCAGCTAGCGAACGATCGCGTCATCGCCCTGCAACAGCGGCTGACTCAGAGCTATGAGCAGCACGTGATGAGCGAACTCGATGCCCTAACAACCACCCTTACCAACACCTACGAGACACTCGCCTCCCGCAAACGCTACGAACACGAACAACTCGACAGACGACACGACCACCTTGCTACCGCCTACCGACAGGCGGTAACCAATAAGCTCACCGGTCAGCACCAACGGCTTGAGCAGGCCTACGAGCGGCACCTAACACGTGTGCTCACCGATCGGGCAACGACACTGAATCACGCCTATAGCAGCCTCAAACGACAGAGACACCGCGACCGGGAACAGCTCATGCAACAGCACAACCGGCTCGATGTAGCGTACACCCAAACCGTGTCTAACCGGGTGAACAACGCCAGCCAGCGACTTGATCATGCCTATGAGGTTCTTGAACAGCAAAAGCGCCATGAGCGCGAACAGGCCCAAACGACGCACGCTCACGATCGCCAACAGATCGCTCTCGCTGCCTTGCTTCTGCTTGTGATATTACTCGTTGGCTATATCATACTAACGTGAGTACAATCGAGACACCACCAACCAATGACTGACACACCAACTAACGTATCCGCGGACGCATCGATCGCTGAGAAACAACAGCGCCTCGAAACCATCATCGACAAGCTCGAGGATGGCGCAGTCTCACTCAAGCGAGCGAAAGAACTCCACGAGGAAGGCACAGCACTCATCGAGGCGCTTGAAGAGGAGCTAGCCCTCGGGGACGGGGAGGTCATAGAACGGACCTGATCACACGTCAGCTCATTGCCGATGCAGTCGCTTCTTGATTCTTCATCGACTTCTTTCTCGACAACAGTTGAATCCCGACCGTTGGCCACCTCTGCGGCATACAAGTCCACCGACTCAAGCCATTTCAGGGAGTATCTTTTGATGTGCCGATCCATCAGTTATATATGCCAGACTAAACGGATCAATATCACCCCGTACCACTACTTCTAACTATTTAAATGGGTGCCCCCCTTCATTTCCAACAGCTGTCTGACGCGTGTCGGACCTCAGCTTCTACCCCAACCATTTGTTCCAAGTTTTAAGTCAGCATCCCCCCACCACTTCCACCTTATTATTGAAAAAGTCACGTCAACGCACAGTCTCTCTCAGTTTACTTAAATCATCGATTTCGTCATCTTCCTCACTTTCTAACGCATTAATAACGGTTTCAAGTGGTGTATCAAGTTCGTATTTATTTGGTCGACCTCTACCACGCTGATCGGGTGTTACGTTCTTCAGAATGCCATTATCACACATTTCAAGTAGATGTTCGTGAGCACCACGCCGAGTAAGCGGATCTCGACCAAAATCATTTGCTATTGTTTTATAGTATTCATAGATCTCTCTTGTTTGAGCAGGTGTCTTTTTCT
This Halocatena salina DNA region includes the following protein-coding sequences:
- the xseA gene encoding exodeoxyribonuclease VII large subunit gives rise to the protein MGVESPTETQATEELTSLQDTLESDQIAFVDTVATEIETVLEAASELHRYEYVIGEVTNYGISSNDHVHFDLVHEGCQLHCVILHFRREDIPTELEDGVQVAVTGELSFYTVDNYCSIMVEDAVTVGEGTYQQTYEANKQLLADDGLLEDATKQPLPDYPSCVGLVTSATSDARDDAVTSIHRRHPGVAIIVQDTTVQGESAGPSMMQAIGTLDTDARVDVIVLTRGGGSDTHLRVFNDTALCRVVHNTQTPIAVGVGHEADRTLAEDVADQRVMTPTEVGQIVPRYVTLTEQLTQQHEQLTTAYTQLANDRVIALQQRLTQSYEQHVMSELDALTTTLTNTYETLASRKRYEHEQLDRRHDHLATAYRQAVTNKLTGQHQRLEQAYERHLTRVLTDRATTLNHAYSSLKRQRHRDREQLMQQHNRLDVAYTQTVSNRVNNASQRLDHAYEVLEQQKRHEREQAQTTHAHDRQQIALAALLLLVILLVGYIILT
- the xseB gene encoding exodeoxyribonuclease VII small subunit; its protein translation is MTDTPTNVSADASIAEKQQRLETIIDKLEDGAVSLKRAKELHEEGTALIEALEEELALGDGEVIERT